In the genome of Fusarium fujikuroi IMI 58289 draft genome, chromosome FFUJ_chr02, one region contains:
- a CDS encoding probable ribosomal elongation factor EF-2 yields MDDLYDEFGNFIGEEAESEEGSEVGVGADDYTYDDEPDEAPGVTGQELMEIDDGPSNAIILHEDKQYYPTAEQVYGADVETRVEEEDAQPLSQPIIAPIEQKKFNIEEADLPPVFFDREFMTDLMNFPEQTRNVALAGHLHHGKTAFMDMLVLETHDITDRLERRVGKNRDEQLRYTDVHILERERGLSIKAAPMSLVLPSTKGKSHLVNLIDTPGHVNFVDEVAASFRLVDGVCLVVDVVEGVQINTEQIIKHAVLEDIPLTLIINKMDRLILELKLPPKDAYFKLKHVVEEVNTIITNTSPTKAASKRISPEKGNVLFACTDMGWCFTLPSFAKMYTETFGDINVDEFAKRLWGDIYYNPKKRNFSRKPLDERSARSFVHFILEPIYKLFTHSISDSPEELRPVLASLGIELKPSQYKADAKVLLKLVCEQFFGPSTGFVDMIVKHIPTPIETAERLLERYYTGPLDSKVAASMKACDQDGPLVVHITKLFNTADAKSFHSFGRVLSGTVRPGMQVRVLGEGYSLDDEEDMAMANISEVFIGETRYNIPTDGVPAGNLVLLSGVDNSIVKSATIIPPKLEDDEDAYIFRPITHFTESVLKVAAEPINPSELPKMLDGLRRIQKSYPLIKTKVEESGEHVVLGTGELYMDCVLHDLRRLYADMDIKVSDPVTRFCETVVETSATKCYAITPNKKNKITMVAEQLEKGVSSDIESGAVRIRDPIRKTAKFFEEKHGWDKLAARSIWAFGPEETGPNILQDDTLPTEVDKKTLNAVKESIRQGFSWATREGPLCEEPIRNTKFKVTDVLLANEAIFRGGGQIIPTSRRACYSSFLMASPRLMEPVYSVSVTGPEDSYMEVYNVLSRRRGHVLSDGPVAGTPLYRVNGLLPVIDSFGFETDLRIKTQGSSMVSLVFDSWSIVPGDPLDREQIIRPLQPASAQATARDFVLKTRRRKGLSEDVSVKTFLEPEFYQSLMESGMLGEI; encoded by the exons ATGGATGATCTTTACGACGA GTTCGGTAACTTCATTGGAGAGGAGGCCGAGTCAGAGGAGGGCTCAGAGGTCGGCGTTGGTGCGGATGACTATACCTACGATGACGAGCCAGATGAGGCTCCTGGTGTGACAGGCCAGGAGCTCATGGAGATTGACG ATGGCCCATCAAATGCGATTATTCTCCACGAAGATAAGCAGTACTATCCAACTGCCGAGCAGGTATACGGCGCCGATGTCGAGACCCgtgtcgaagaagaggatgcccAGCCTCTATCCCAACCCATCATCGCCCCCATCGAGCAGAAGAAGTTCAATATTGAGGAAGCCGACCTTCCACCCGTATTCTTCGACCGCGAGTTCATGACAGACTTGATGAACTTCCCAGAACAAACTCGAAACGTAGCATTAGCTGGACATTTGCACCATGGAAAGACAGCTTTCATGGACATGTTGGTACTCGAGACACACGACATCACAGATCGGCTTGAACGAAGAGTGGGCAAAAACCGGGATGAGCAATTGAGATATACGGACGTACATATCTTGGAGAGGGAAAGGGGGTTGTCCATCAAGGCTGCGCCAATGAGTTTGGTACTACCCAGTACCAAGGGCAAGTCGCACCTTGTCAACCTGATCGATACTCCCGGTCATGTTAACTTTGTCGATGAGGTGGCTGCCTCGTTCCGTTTGGTTGACGGTGTCTGTCTGGTGGTGGATGTGGTCGAGGGGGTTCAGATCAACACGgagcagatcatcaagcacGCCGTTCTGGAAGACATCCCCCTGAcgctcatcatcaacaaaatgGATCGCCTCATCCTCGAGCTGAAGCTGCCACCCAAGGACGCAtacttcaagctcaagcacgttgttgaggaggtcaACACTATTATCACAAACACATCTCCTACCAAGGCCGCTTCCAAGAGGATAAGTCCTGAAAAGGGCAATGTCCTATTTGCCTGCACAGATATGGGTTGGTGTTTCACGTTACCGAGCTTCGCCAAGATGTACACAGAGACCTTTGGAGATATCAACGTGGACGAGTTTGCGAAGCGGTTATGGGGCGACATCTACTATAACCCCAAGAAGCGAAACTTCTCCCGAAAACCCCTGGACGAGCGCTCAGCCCGATCGTTCGTTCACTTCATCCTCGAGCCCATCTACAAACTCTTTACACACTCCATCAGCGATAGTCCAGAAGAACTGCGGCCAGTGTTGGCCTCGTTGGGCATTGAGCTCAAGCCCTCACAATATAAGGCTGACGCGAAGGTGCTTCTGAAGCTCGTATGCGAGCAGTTCTTTGGTCCATCAACAGGCTTTGTGGATATGATCGTTAAGCACATACCAACTCCCATCGAGACTGCTGAACGATTACTTGAGCGATATTATACCGGCCCACTGGACTCGAAGGTCGCTGCCTCCATGAAGGCTTGTGACCAAGACGGCCCCTTAGTTGTTCATATCACCAAGCTCTTCAATACAGCGGATGCAAAGAGCTTTCACTCGTTCGGTCGTGTACTGAGCGGCACAGTTCGACCAGGTATGCAGGTACGCGTTCTTGGTGAAGGCTACTCCCTagacgacgaggaagataTGGCTATGGCCAATATTTCAGAAGTATTCATCGGCGAGACAAGATACAACATCCCTACCGATGGCGTGCCAGCCGGTAACCTTGTGCTTCTTAGCGGCGTCGACAACTCCATTGTCAAGTCTGCTACCATTATCCCTCCCAAACTcgaagatgacgaagatgccTATATCTTCCGGCCTATCACACATTTCACAGAGTCTGTCCTTAAGGTTGCCGCCGAGCCTATCAACCCCTCCGAACTCCCCAAGATGCTTGACGGACTAAGAAGAATTCAAAAATCGTACCCCCTCATTAAGACTAAGGTCGAGGAATCAGGGGAGCATGTTGTCCTCGGAACTGGAGAGTTGTACATGGATTGTGTGCTGCACGATCTTCGTCGTCTGTATGCTGACATGGACATCAAGGTTTCTGACCCGGTTACGCGGTTTTGTGAGACTGTTGTCGAGACATCAGCGACAAAATGCTATGCTATCACCCCaaacaaaaagaacaagatcacCATGGTTGCCGAGCAGTTGGAGAAGGGGGTCTCCAGCGATATTGAGAGTGGTGCTGTGCGCATCCGCGATCCCATTCGCAAAACTGCCAAGTTCTTCGAAGAGAAGCATGGCTGGGATAAGCTGGCTGCTCGCAGTATTTGGGCCTTCGGCCCTGAGGAGACAGGACCCAACATCCTTCAAGACGATACTCTTCCCACTGAA GTGGACAAGAAAACACTCAACGCTGTCAAAGAGTCTATTCGACAAGGATTCAGTTGGGCTACCCGCGAGGGGCCCCTGTGCGAAGAAC CGATACGAAACACAAAGTTCAAAGTCACAGATGTGCTACTAGCCAACGAGGCCATCTTCCGTGGAGGTGGCCAAATCATTCCCACCTCTCGACGAGCGTGTTATTCCTCCTTCCTCATGGCATCGCCCCGCCTCATGGAGCCTGTCTACTCAGTCTCTGTAACGGGCCCAGAAGACTCCTACATGGAGGTCTACAATGTGCTCTCGCGGCGTCGCGGACACGTTTTGTCAGATGGTCCCGTTGCTGGTACGCCGCTGTATCGCGTCAACGGTCTATTGCCTGTCATTGACAGTTTCGGCTTCGAAACCGACCTGCGGATCAAGACGCAGGGCAGTTCGATGGTCAGTCTTGTGTTTGACAGCTGGAGCATCGTGCCTGGTGATCCTCTCGATCGCGAGCAGATCATTCGTCCGCTCCAGCCTGCTTCTGCACAGGCAACTGCCCGCGACTTTGTTCTCAAGACACGAAGACGCAAGGGTCTAAGCGAAGACGTTAGCGTCAAGACGTTCCTTGAGCCTGAGTTCTATCAGAGCCTGATGGAGAGTGGGATGCTTGGAGAGATCTAA
- a CDS encoding related to protein FAM96B, which yields MTTLDNANPTILSASQLPTRQKKAEPRRGPDSKYDDIIFAKPSYLSGPFGQGPAAWPRMNDWQDDFSSEAIDEQEIYDLISTISDPEHPVSLGQLSVINLSDIHITPPPSMGVPDPNTIVQVVVEITPTITHCSLATVIGLGVRVRLEQALPPNYRVDVTCKENSHNQDDQVNKQLGDKERVAAALENDTLKGVLDKMLETCA from the exons ATGACAACCTTGGATAACGCGAATCCAACTATCCTGAGTGCGTCTCAGCTGCCTACCCggcagaagaaggctgagccGCGTCGGGGTCCGGACTCCAAATACGACGATATCATCTTCGCGAAGCCATCGTATCTTTCTGGGCCTTTCGGTCAAGGTCCGGCCGCTTGGCCTCGAATGAACGACTGGCAGGATGATTTCTCATCCGAAGCTATTGACGAACAAGAAATTTATG ATCTGATCTCAACAATCTCGGATCCAGAGCACCCGGTATCACTCGGCCAATTGTCAGTGATTAACCTCTCTGATATTCACATTACTCCCCCTCCTTCTATGGGCGTTCCTGACCCCAATACCATCGTCCAGGTGGTTGTGGAGATCACGCCTACCATCACCCACTGCTCGCTAGCCACCGTTATTGGTCTGGGAGTTCGAGTGAGACTGGAGCAGGCACTGCCGCCCAACTACCGTGTGGATGTTACCTGCAAAGAGAACAGCCACAaccaagatgatcaagtcAACAAGCAACTAGGCGATAAGGAACGAGTTGCTGCAGCTTTAGAGAACGACACTCTGAAGGGAGTGCTGGACAAGATGTTGGAAACTTGCGCTTAG